A single Oncorhynchus mykiss isolate Arlee chromosome 22, USDA_OmykA_1.1, whole genome shotgun sequence DNA region contains:
- the LOC110501784 gene encoding microtubule-associated protein 2 isoform X17 produces MADGRQREDTPPQWDPSGAQDPSPPPAHGANGYPPSYRACQPGTAHGAAPPSYTARENGFNGDHAVTAEQVSARIVQEVTAEAVAVLKGEQETRLPSVEDAANLPPSPPPSPAAEHCFGPLDQDVGDEEEEACPLHHFQNSRERCKFLAPSISVSMPEDDPYHSDEEYYDHPLFSPEWDRSVSSRPSVPAAAFRQIQETVEALTDTFEEEEEEEEEEEEEVLMLEEEMEGAAAEIAAALEELWSGDEPELDSPPAEPLEQAEAIGEAHTVPPIQAEAASAAPEGPNGRVEEEEVAEAEGEEESPEEALKMDTDKPDSERSGSLSPDFTEQESPAFLSRDHTAAPLIPKTDMASPSPSLSPLPSNSQSQAKELSKMSILDEPKTVSEKQLESSNLTTEVESSNLTTDSGSGFTTAGDQGQGQGVPSDSNKDKSGMSAYFETSALKPDEGSKGVQAEGYYELSTAGKEKVLGSSSPTVPSPLEINYSMLAQTQSVEEKSDTMGDQKETLPALDRSNECRLSPGKLALDQRSYSLNITIGSMDPSGHGRPRNFSPLATDIMSFTSGSLEESANLPVTTPSVEKEPPPFRPLILETAASVTSDSSSPPHNTATETPGEKTSPQGSESPESPFPPKYYYKNGTVMAPDLPEMLDLAGSRSRLASENTDPEIMRRKSVPVDAQVLGSDSLANLVLGDQSQNQSLAKSESQLEELGYCVFSEYSGPMPSPADLHSPIDSPPQRFTPMALEEKMVEEKLKIDARDKLAEDEKTSQLAESAGSKEKEETKQMGQKDSASEEKDNKKISHENASMENQKDKPASAVKSAESFVTPTVTVTLEEEEKLGDNGPETDAEMAAYERQIRRLEMEDRPLSMEEERELQELREKVKDKFLVHQEAYEEVDAEDVYQLTGVAKDRIGRPVRPSPASSVESTTEEDNVSVTETEKLKQTGGQTTPKKVDIMVMSPSVSVGGSSITEEDKVLVTETEKPKQTGGQTTPTKLDVMATSPSVSGDGVSATEEDTVPVMETEKPKQNGGQTTPTKVDIMVTSPSVSGDGVSTTEEDKVPVMEIEKPKQTGGQTTPTKVDIMVTSPSVSGDGVSTTEEDKVPVMEIEKPKQTGGQTTPTKVDIMVTSPSVSVDGVSTTEEDKISITETEKPKQTGGQTTPTKLNVMVTSPSVSGDGVSTTEEDKVPVTEIEKPKQNGGQTTPTKVDIMVTSPSVSGGVVSTPEEENVPVMEIEKPKQTGGQTTPTKIDVMVTSPSVSGDGVSTTEEENVSVMEIEKPKQTGGQTTPTKIDVMTTSPSVSGCGVSTTEEDDEKVSKEELKEQVVEVKERTMEENKKVEGEEEDTEQAVEPDEIMIKIKPSMPVEKEEEVEKDRMTNKEEEEEEDSKVLAGAGAAVIDVPEPRAAIESVVTVEDDFITVVQTIEEGEEPGHSVRFSAPPEPETPEEEEEESQEVEIMEAASLEEVGDVSEEVLEKELQASPEKEVQLETEGQTESYDRDETTMDDSILDSSWVDTQDLSTVDVDDDMSMAAEQIEPLTADRVPAPPVKKYKTLQQQKQEKQPVKPKAKSGRVRGREGCVSTPERKPVRKETVCIPREDIKKKKAVNKKTELTKKAETRSSPSRKSVLKPTAVRHPSPAQPQPHPCARRKPTVGVPEGRRPLSVARQSRDRASDGGSQSPKRSSLPRPASVPRPASILSRRIHHQPHDQEESSTSITSSGSTAPRRPTCTQSMRSRSLCTTTRTPGSTAISPGTPPSYSYSCRTPGTPLTPGTPRSRSLLQEKKVALLRTPPKSPATTPKQLRILNQPLPDLKNIKSKIGSTDNIKYQPKGGQIQILNKKLDFSHVQSKCGSKDNMKHSPRGGHVQIQTKKIDLSHVTSKCGSLDNIRHRPGGGNVRIESVKLDFKDKAQPKVGSLDNAHHTPGGGHIMIESHKLLFRDMAKARVDHGAEIIVTQSPEMGMSGTVSPHRDSHLSSSGSINLLESPQLATLAEDVTAALAKQGL; encoded by the exons CAAG ATgtaggggatgaggaggaggaggcctgcCCTCTCCACCACTTCCAAAATTCTCGGGAGAGGTGCAAGTTCCTCGCCCCCTCCATCTCTGTGTCTATGCCCGAGGATGACCCCTACCACTCTGACGAGGAATACTATGATCACCCCTTGTTCAGCCCTGAGTGGGATCGCTCGGTCTCCTCTCGGCCCTCAGTGCCGGCCGCTGCCTTTAGACAGATCCAAG AGACCGTCGAGGCTCTTACAGACACattcgaggaggaggaggaggaggaggaggaggaggaggaagaggtgttgatgttggaggaggagatggaagggGCAGCAGCAGAAATCGCAGCAGCTCTTGAGGAGCTGTGGAGTGGGGATGAGCCTGAGCTGGACAGCCCCCCAGCCGAGCCCTTAGAGCAGGCAGAGGCCATAGGCGAGGCCCATACTGTGCCACCCATACAGGCCGAGGCAGCTAGTGCCGCCCCAGAAGGCCCTAacgggagggtggaggaggaggaggtggcagaggctgagggggaggaggagagtccTGAGgaag CCTTGAAGATGGACACGGACAAACCAGACAGCGAGAGGAGTGGATCCCTCAGCCCAGACTTCACTGAACAAGAGAGTCCAGCTTTCCTCAGCAGGGACCACACAGCAGCACCCCTGATCCCCAAAACGGACATggcttccccttccccttctctGTCCCCTTTACCTTCAAACAGCCAGAGCCAAGCCAAAGAGCTTAGCAAAATGTCTATACTGGATGAACCTAAAACAGTCTCAGAGAAGCAGCTTGAGTCCAGTAACCTCACGACGGAGGTTGAGTCCAGTAACCTCACGACGGATTCAGGGTCTGGGTTCACTACAGCTGGAGACCAAGGTCAAGGACAAGGGGTCCCATCTGACTCTAACAAAGACAAATCGGGCATGTCAGCTTATTTCGAGACTTCGGCCCTGAAGCCAGACGAGGGATCCAAGGGGGTTCAAGCAGAAGGTTATTATGAACTGAGCACCGCAGGAAAAGAGAAGGTCTTAGGGAGCAGTTCCCCAACAGTTCCGTCACCCCTTGAGATCAACTACAGCATGCTGGCACAAACACAGTCAGTGGAGGAGAAATCAGACACGATGGGAGATCAAAAGGAGACCTTACCGGCCCTGGACAGGAGTAACGAATGTAGGCTGTCTCCTGGGAAGCTGGCCCTGGATCAAAGAAGCTACTCTCTCAACATTACGATTGGATCGATGGATCCCAGTGGTCATGGACGACCTAGAAACTTCTCCCCACTGGCCACGGATATCATGTCTTTTACCAGCGGCAGTCTGGAGGAGTCTGCCAATCTCCCAGTCACCACCCCATCTGTGGAGAAGGAGCCACCACCCTTCCGTCCCCTGATCCTGGAGACGGCAGCCTCAGTCACGTCCGACTCTTCATCTCCTCCCCACAACACAGCAACAGAGACCCCTGGTGAAAAGACCAGCCCCCAGGGGTCAGAGTCCCCAGAATCACCCTTCCCACCCAAATACTACTACAAAAACGGGACAGTCATGGCTCCTGACCTACCTGAAATGCTGGACCTTGCGGGAAGCAGGTCTAGACTGGCTTCTGAGAACACTGACCCTGAGATCATGAGGAGGAAGTCTGTCCCTGTGGACGCCCAAGTCCTTGGCAGCGACTCCCTGGCTAACCTGGTTCTGGGGGACCAGAGTCAGAACCAGAGTCTTGCCAAGAGTGAGAGCCAGCTGGAGGAGTTGGGTTACTGTGTGTTCAGTGAGTACTCAGGGCCCATGCCTTCCCCTGCTGACCTCCATAGTCCCATTGACTCCCCGCCCCAGCGCTTTACCCCTATGGCTCTGGAGGAAAAGATGGTGGAGGAGAAACTGAAAATCGATGCCAGAGACAAACTAGCCGAAGACGAGAAGACCAGTCAGTTAGCTGAGAGCGCCGGTTCCAAAGAAAAAGAAGAAACCAAACAAATGGGACAGAAGGATTCAGCTTCAGAGGAAAAAGACAACAAAAAGATCAGCCATGAAAATGCTTCCATGGAAAACCAAAAAGATAAACCAGCTTCAGCTGTGAAGTCAGCCGAGTCCTTTGTAACTCCTACAGTGACGGTTAccctggaagaggaggagaagctAGGAGACAACGGACCCGAGACAGATGCTGAGATGGCTGCCTATGAGAGGCAGATCCGCCGGCTGGAGATGGAGGACAGGCCCCTGAGCATGGAGGAGGAGCGGGAGCTGCAGGAGCTCAGGGAGAAAGTGAAGGACAAGTTCCTGGTGCACCAGGAGGCATACGAGGAGGTGGATGCTGAAGACGTCTACCAACTGACTGGAGTTGCCAAGGACAGGATCGGCAGGCCCGTTAGGCCCTCCCCAGCCTCCTCTGTGGAGagtaccacagaagaagacaatgTTTCAGTTACGGAGACAGAGAAACTTAAACAGACGGGAGGTCAGACAACGCCAAAGAAGGTTGACATCATGGTGATGTCTCCATCTGTGTCAGTTGGTGGTTCGAGCATCACAGAAGAAGACAAGGTTTTAGTTACGGAGACAGAGAAACCTAAGCAGACAGGAGGTCAGACAACACCAACAAAGCTTGACGTCATGGCAACGTCTCCATCTGTGTCAGGTGATGGTGTAAGCGCCACAGAAGAAGACACGGTTCCTGTTATGGAGACAGAGAAACCTAAACAGAATGGAGGTCAGACAACGCCAACGAAGGTTGACATCATGGTGACTTCTCCATCTGTGTCAGGTGATGGTGTgagcaccacagaagaagacaaggTTCCAGTTATGGAAATAGAGAAACCTAAACAGACGGGAGGTCAGACAACACCAACCAAGGTTGACATCATGGTAACTTCTCCATCTGTGTCAGGTGATGGTGTgagcaccacagaagaagacaaggTTCCAGTTATGGAAATAGAGAAACCTAAACAGACGGGAGGTCAGACAACACCAACCAAGGTTGACATCATGGTGACTTCTCCGTCTGTGTCAGTTGATGGTGTgagcaccacagaagaagacaagaTTTCAATTACGGAGACAGAGAAACCTAAACAGACGGGAGGTCAGACAACACCAACAAAGCTTAACGTCATGGTGACGTCTCCCTCTGTGTCAGGTGATGGTGTgagcaccacagaagaagacaaggTTCCAGTTACGGAAATAGAGAAACCTAAACAGAATGGAGGTCAGACAACACCAACCAAGGTTGACATCATGGTGACTTCTCCATCTGTGTCAGGTGGTGTTGTGAGCACCCCAGAAGAAGAAAATGTTCCAGTTATGGAAATAGAGAAACCTAAACAGACGGGAGGTCAGACAACGCCAACAAAGATTGACGTCATGGTGACGTCTCCCTCTGTGTCAGGTGATGGTGTgagcaccacagaagaagaaaatgtTTCAGTTATGGAAATAGAGAAACCTAAACAGACGGGAGGTCAGACAACGCCAACAAAGATTGACGTTATGACGACGTCTCCATCTGTGTCAGGTTGTGGTGTGAGCACCACAGAAGAAGATGACGAGAAAGTTAGCAaagaggagctgaaggagcaggttGTAGAGGTCAAAGAGAGGACCATGGAAGAAAATAAaaaggtagagggggaggaggaggatacaGAGCAGGCAGTGGAACCAGATGAAATCATGATAAAGATAAAACCATCAATGCCtgtagagaaagaagaggaggttgAGAAGGATAGAATGACAaacaaggaggaagaggaggaggaagatagcaAAGTTCTGGCAGGGGCAGGAGCAGCGGTGATTGATGTTCCAGAACCCAGAGCTGCCATAGAGTCAGTGGTGACTGTAGAAGATGACTTCATCACTGTAGTCCAGACCATCGAAGAGGGTGAGGAGCCAGGACACAGCGTGCGGTTTTCCGCTCCGCCCGAGCCTGAGacaccagaggaggaggaggaggagtcccAGGAGGTGGAGATCATGGAGGCAGCTAGTCTAGAGGAGGTGGGGGATGTCTCAGAGGAGGTCCTTGAGAAGGAGTTGCAGGCCTCCCCAGAGAAGGAGGTGCAGTTGGAGAccgagggacagacagagagctacGACAGAGACGAGACCACCATGGACGACTCCATCCTAGACAGCTCTTGGGTCGATACTCAAG ATCTCTCCACTGTCGATGTGGATGATGACATGAGCATGGCTGCCGAGCAGATCGAGCCCCTGACAGCCGACCGGGTCCCAGCCCCACCAGTCAAGAAGTACAAGACTCTCCAGCAGCAGAAGCAGGAAAAGCAGCCAGTGAAGCCCAAGGCTAAAAGCGGGCGTGTGAGGGGGCGCGAGGGGTGCGTCTCCACCCCTGAACGTAAACCCGTCCGCAAGGAGACTGTCTGTATCCCCAGGGAAGACATCAAGAAGAAAAAAG CCGTGAACAAGAAGACTGAGCTGACTAAGAAAGCAGAGACGCGCTCCTCTCCATCCCGGAAGAGTGTGTTAAAGCCTACTGCGGTCCGACACCCAAGTCCCGCCCAGCCCCAACCCCACCCCTGTGCTAGGAGGAAACCTACAG TGGGTGTACCAGAAGGTCGTCGGCCCCTCAGTGTAGCTAGACAGTCTCGGGACAGAGCCTCA gaTGGCGGTTCGCAGAGCCCAAAAAGGTCGTCCCTGCCCCGGCCTGCTTCTGTCCCGCGGCCTGCCTCTATCCTCAGCCGGCGTATCCACCACCAACCACATGACCAGGAGGAGAGCTCCACCTCTATCACCAGCTCCGGCTCTACCGCACCCCGTAGACCCACGT GCACACAGTCGATGCGTTCCCGTTCGCTGTGCACCACAACCCGCACCCCAGGGTCCACAGCCATCTCCCCGGGGACTCCTCCCAGCTATAGCTACTCCTGCCGCACACCTGGGACCCCTCTCACCCCTGGCACACCCCGTTCTCGAAGCCTGCTGCAGGAGAAGAAG GTGGCTCTGCTCCGCACCCCTCCCAAGTCACCTGCTACCACTCCCAAACAGCTCCGCATCCTTAACCAGCCCCTTCCCGACCTCAAGAACATCAAGTCCAAGATCGGCTCCACAGACAACATCAAGTACCAGCCCAAGGGGGGACAG ATTCAGATTTTAAACAAGAAGCTGGACTTCAGTCACGTACAGTCAAAATGCGGATCCAAGGATAACATGAAGCATTCTCCTCGTGGAGGCCAT GTGCAGATTCAGACCAAGAAGATTGACCTGAGTCACGTGACCTCCAAGTGTGGATCGCTGGACAACATCCGCCACCGGCCAG GGGGAGGTAACGTGCGCATAGAGAGTGTGAAGCTGGACTTTAAAGACAAGGCCCAGCCCAAGGTGGGTTCCCTGGATAATGCACACCACACCCCTGGTGGAGGCCACATTATG ATCGAAAGCCACAAGCTGTTGTTCCGTGATATGGCCAAGGCCCGGGTGGACCACGGGGCGGAGATCATTGTGACCCAGTCTCCGGAAATGGGCATGTCAGGGACGGTGTCCCCCCACCGCGACAGCCACCTGTCCTCCTCTGGCAGCATCAACTTGCTGGAGTCTCCACAGCTAGCCACTCTAGCTGAAGACGTCACCGCCGCCCTGGCCAAGCAGGGCTTGTGA